A genomic stretch from Festucalex cinctus isolate MCC-2025b chromosome 13, RoL_Fcin_1.0, whole genome shotgun sequence includes:
- the LOC144000437 gene encoding uncharacterized protein LOC144000437 isoform X1, whose protein sequence is MRKTKWGQCIRQDFYCFQMPTPQLKSSMWPAHPHTSPVLTSFSQPSRTACALSGMLLAAALDPFDPEEVTYVAFNVTAPSGRSVRLDCGGGDDDPPSVFIWGFTRSGSDSSVALACDYGGGAVLQPQPDGALRVHVPANSSSLVVEDVQQEAEGTYTCQALYRAGHRRRLIFYSTRLDMEDD, encoded by the exons ACAAGATTTCTACTGCTTCCAGATGCCGACACCTCAACTCAAGAGTTCAA TGTGGCCTGCTCACCCACACACTTCCCCCGTCCTTACCTCCTTTTCCCAACCAAGCCGCACTGCTTGTGCTTTAAGTGGCATGCTGCTTGCAGCTG CTCTGGATCCCTTCGACCCCGAGGAGGTGACGTACGTGGCCTTCAACGTGACGGCGCCCTCGGGGCGTTCGGTCCGCTTGgactgcggcggcggcgacgacgACCCTCCGTCCGTCTTCATCTGGGGCTTCACGAGAAGCGGCTCGGACAGCAGCGTGGCTCTGGCGTGCGACTACGGTGGCGGTGCCGTGCTGCAGCCTCAGCCGGACGGCGCGCTTCGCGTGCACGTGCCCGCCAACTCCTCCTCCCTGGTGGTCGAGGACGTGCAGCAGGAAGCGGAGGGCACGTACACCTGCCAGGCGTTGTACCGCGCGGGCCACCGGCGCAGGTTGATCTTCTACTCCACCAGGCTGGACATGGAGGATGACTGA
- the LOC144000437 gene encoding V-set and immunoglobulin domain-containing protein 10-like 2 isoform X3 has product MRKTKWGQCIRQDFYCFQMPTPQLKSSTLDPFDPEEVTYVAFNVTAPSGRSVRLDCGGGDDDPPSVFIWGFTRSGSDSSVALACDYGGGAVLQPQPDGALRVHVPANSSSLVVEDVQQEAEGTYTCQALYRAGHRRRLIFYSTRLDMEDD; this is encoded by the exons ACAAGATTTCTACTGCTTCCAGATGCCGACACCTCAACTCAAGAGTTCAA CTCTGGATCCCTTCGACCCCGAGGAGGTGACGTACGTGGCCTTCAACGTGACGGCGCCCTCGGGGCGTTCGGTCCGCTTGgactgcggcggcggcgacgacgACCCTCCGTCCGTCTTCATCTGGGGCTTCACGAGAAGCGGCTCGGACAGCAGCGTGGCTCTGGCGTGCGACTACGGTGGCGGTGCCGTGCTGCAGCCTCAGCCGGACGGCGCGCTTCGCGTGCACGTGCCCGCCAACTCCTCCTCCCTGGTGGTCGAGGACGTGCAGCAGGAAGCGGAGGGCACGTACACCTGCCAGGCGTTGTACCGCGCGGGCCACCGGCGCAGGTTGATCTTCTACTCCACCAGGCTGGACATGGAGGATGACTGA
- the LOC144000437 gene encoding uncharacterized protein LOC144000437 isoform X2 codes for MLTSFCFSVACSPTHFPRPYLLFPTKPHCLCFKWHAACSCVVPPLALDPFDPEEVTYVAFNVTAPSGRSVRLDCGGGDDDPPSVFIWGFTRSGSDSSVALACDYGGGAVLQPQPDGALRVHVPANSSSLVVEDVQQEAEGTYTCQALYRAGHRRRLIFYSTRLDMEDD; via the exons ATGTTGACATCCTTCTGTTTTAGTGTGGCCTGCTCACCCACACACTTCCCCCGTCCTTACCTCCTTTTCCCAACCAAGCCGCACTGCTTGTGCTTTAAGTGGCATGCTGCTTGCAGCTG TGTTGTTCCACCCTTAGCTCTGGATCCCTTCGACCCCGAGGAGGTGACGTACGTGGCCTTCAACGTGACGGCGCCCTCGGGGCGTTCGGTCCGCTTGgactgcggcggcggcgacgacgACCCTCCGTCCGTCTTCATCTGGGGCTTCACGAGAAGCGGCTCGGACAGCAGCGTGGCTCTGGCGTGCGACTACGGTGGCGGTGCCGTGCTGCAGCCTCAGCCGGACGGCGCGCTTCGCGTGCACGTGCCCGCCAACTCCTCCTCCCTGGTGGTCGAGGACGTGCAGCAGGAAGCGGAGGGCACGTACACCTGCCAGGCGTTGTACCGCGCGGGCCACCGGCGCAGGTTGATCTTCTACTCCACCAGGCTGGACATGGAGGATGACTGA
- the LOC144000437 gene encoding uncharacterized protein LOC144000437 isoform X4 — MFRMFRLICLLATWIRLLPLQALDPFDPEEVTYVAFNVTAPSGRSVRLDCGGGDDDPPSVFIWGFTRSGSDSSVALACDYGGGAVLQPQPDGALRVHVPANSSSLVVEDVQQEAEGTYTCQALYRAGHRRRLIFYSTRLDMEDD, encoded by the exons ATGTTCCGGATGTTTCGTCTCATCTGCCTGCTGGCCACCTGGATTCGGCTTCTTCCACTCCAAG CTCTGGATCCCTTCGACCCCGAGGAGGTGACGTACGTGGCCTTCAACGTGACGGCGCCCTCGGGGCGTTCGGTCCGCTTGgactgcggcggcggcgacgacgACCCTCCGTCCGTCTTCATCTGGGGCTTCACGAGAAGCGGCTCGGACAGCAGCGTGGCTCTGGCGTGCGACTACGGTGGCGGTGCCGTGCTGCAGCCTCAGCCGGACGGCGCGCTTCGCGTGCACGTGCCCGCCAACTCCTCCTCCCTGGTGGTCGAGGACGTGCAGCAGGAAGCGGAGGGCACGTACACCTGCCAGGCGTTGTACCGCGCGGGCCACCGGCGCAGGTTGATCTTCTACTCCACCAGGCTGGACATGGAGGATGACTGA